A stretch of Podospora bellae-mahoneyi strain CBS 112042 chromosome 5, whole genome shotgun sequence DNA encodes these proteins:
- a CDS encoding hypothetical protein (COG:H; EggNog:ENOG503P37E), giving the protein MRFDAELGVPSVFKGQPREELDDMWDSPVDQPMILVNNETLQAFDPTSKPTKSANGHYYAPVEVFSSAPLLEYITRKFIWRNHYQHVDTFQDPLEITWEHVDRCIELLHQVLMCHADTGLIFYTDHGDAQPEAGVSTVHMCRNFSRIVNGVNEHDSLLEIFAEIL; this is encoded by the exons ATGAGGTTTGATGCTGAGCTGGGGGTGCCGTCTGTTTTCAAGGGACAACCCCGGGAAGAGCTCGATGATATGTGGGACTCTCCGGTTGACC AACCAATGATCTTGGTGAACAACGAAACACTTCAGGCGTTCGACCCAACATCCAAGCCTACGAAAAGCGCAAATGGGCACTACTACGCCCCGGTGGAGGTTTTTTCATCAGCTCCACTGCTTGAATATATCACCCGAAAGTTCATTTGGAGAAATCACTATCAGCATGTCGATACTTTCCAGGATCCGCTTGAAATAACCTGGGAACATGTTGATCGCTGCAtcgagcttcttcaccagGTGCTCATGTGCCATGCCGATACTGGCCTTATCTTCTACACAGACCACGGGGATGCCCAGCCTGAGGCAGGTGTATCTACAGTTCACATGTGTCGTAATTTCTCTCGTATTGTCAATGGGGTCAACGAGCACGACTCCTTGCTCGAGATATTTGCTGAGATTCTTTGA
- a CDS encoding hypothetical protein (EggNog:ENOG503P4NY; COG:S) gives PALPAIECEWVTFSSAFGIETPPFQGGAQPSQRQTVGLFLESPESTQRRRDQWRTRHFQYPAMIGGYAVQLAVSTNFTAWASIVGLTSQNTDDSMGIEHIDHCIDMLWQSIMPHHPHHFCSDVTNTPMKVVAEVVHTCRSSSKIQQWAWNRRLMHKVDKDTVVKDDPLGCGTYTYTP, from the exons CCGGCGTTGCCAGCTATCGAGTGCGAATGGGTAACATTCTCCAGTGCATTTGGCATTGAAACACCACCATTTCAGGGGGGAGCCCAACCCTCACAACGACAAACTGTGGGCTTATTT TTGGAATCTCCAGAATCAACACAGAGGAGACGAGACCAATGGAGAACAAGACACTTCCAATACCCGGCGATGATAGGTGGATATGCTGTCCAGCTGGCTGTTTCCACCAACTTCACTGCCTG GGCATCTATCGTGGGGTTGACAAGTCAAAACACGGATGACTCGATGGGGATTGAGCACATAGATCACTGCATTGATATGCTATGGCAAAGCATTATG CCacatcacccccaccacTTTTGCTCGGATGTCACTAACACTCCCATGAAGGTCGTTGCCGAAGTCGTTCACACATGTCGTAGTTCTTCTAAGATTCAGCAATGGGCTTGGAACAGGCGACTTATGCATAAGGTGGACAAGGATACTGTCGTCAAGGATGATCCTCTCGGCTGTGGGACGTATACTTACACCCCGTGA
- a CDS encoding hypothetical protein (EggNog:ENOG503NV7F; COG:C) codes for MTPPSSPPLSIIIIGAGFAGLTAAIECHRKGLTNLVLFEKSPSLSPLGDIISFGQNSSRIFTNWGNLPDLLSPIIHKADQVHFHDSSGRFVTTQSFKEEHLAWGERINGHRGEIHSLVYSHALSLGIPIRLGVTVTKYFETPSHAGVVTSSGEAHTADLVIAAEGIRSKARTLILGEEDHPLPSGYAVFRSWFPTPPSFFSSPLTSHLVSRGDTHNAWIGTDVHFLAASIKNGKEISWVCTHVDTSDISESWQFPGSKPAALSLLQNWDPVVKELVKATPEERLFDYKLVFRDPLPTFVSPEGRTILVGDAAHPFLPTSIQGASQAMEDGVVLAVCLDRIKGDGTKVKEAVRVWEGLRYERVHRVQKTGVTTREQWHKADWDVIWKEPEVLHLKREGWILDFDSERDAEERYERVREGLVKEGRL; via the coding sequence AtgacacccccctcctcccccccgctctccatcatcatcatcggcgccGGTTTCGCCGGCCTCACCGCCGCAATCGAATGCCACCGCAAAggcctcaccaacctcgtcctcttcgaaaaatccccctccctctcccccctaGGCGACATAATCTCCTTTGGCCAAAACTCCTCCCGCATCTTCACCAACTGGGGCAACCTCCccgacctcctctcccccatcatccacaaAGCCGACCAAGTCCACTTCCACGACTCCTCCGGCCGTTTTGTGACAACCCAATCCTTCAAAGAAGAACACCTCGCCTGGGGTGAGAGAATAAACGGCCACAGAGGGGAAATCCACTCTTTAGTCTACTCccacgccctctccctcgggATCCCCATCCGGTTGGGGGTGACAGTGACAAAATACTTTGAAACCCCGTCCCACGCAGGGGTTGTCACCTCCTCAGGGGAAGCTCACACCGCAGACCTCGTCATCGCAGCCGAAGGCATCCGTTCCAAAGCCAGAACCCTCAtccttggtgaagaagaccaccccctcccctcaggCTACGCCGTCTTCCGGTCTTGgttccccacccccccttcttttttttcttcccctttAACCTCCCACCTCGTCTCAAGAGGCGACACCCACAACGCCTGGATCGGCACCGACGTCCATTTTTTAGCGGCGAGCATCAAGAACGGCAAAGAAATCTCCTGGGTGTGCACTCACGTCGACACATCCGACATATCCGAATCATGGCAATTCCCCGGTTCGAAACCAGCCGCGCTTTCGCTCCTCCAAAACTGGGATCCGGTCGTGAAGGAACTGGTCAAGGCTACTCCCGAGGAGAGACTGTTTGACTATAAGCTTGTCTTTCGCGATCCCTTGCCTACGTTTGTCTCAccggaggggaggacgatACTTGTCGGGGACGCGGCGCACCCTTTTTTGCCGACGTCGATTCAGGGGGCAAGTCAGGCtatggaggatggggtggtgctggcggtTTGTCTTGATAGGATCAAGGGGGATGGGAcaaaggtgaaggaggcggtgagggtgtgggagggtTTGAGGTATGAGCGGGTGCATCGGGTGCAAAAGACTGGGGTTACGACGAGGGAGCAGTGGCATAAGGCGGATTGGGATGTTATTTGGAAGGAGCCGGAGGTGTTGCATTTGAAGCGGGAGGGGTGGATACTGGATTTTGATTCGGAGAGGGATGCTGAGGAGAGGTatgagagggtgagggaggggttggtaaaggaggggaggttgtga
- a CDS encoding hypothetical protein (EggNog:ENOG503Q038; COG:S) translates to MQSSVIIVKTQQTFDRAQPMSYLDETSGRITALIDYDFAWISHPSYEFLRSFDGLGGQFRESWEVVLRDAKLHGFPASLPSTSESDSGVDWVVAREWEEALEAEGVRRLRTIEGTDKVADVDAILCAILPWRVTNAEILARPTEEVIIECRNDDEEHLYKLLARLGF, encoded by the exons ATGCAGTCGTCAGTAATTATTGTGAAGACACAGCAAACCTTTGACAGA GCCCAACCAATGTCTTATTTAGACGAGACGTCGGGGCGCATAACCGCCCTAATAGATTACGACTTTGCCTGGATCTCCCACCCCTCTTACGAGTTTCTTCGCTCATTTGACGGGCTTGGGGGTCAATTTCGAG AGAGTTGGGAGGTAGTGTTGAGGGATGCAAAGCTCCATGGGTTTCCTGCCTCCCTGCCATCTACTAGCGAGTCAGACTCGGGAGTTGATTGGGTTGTTGCACGGGAATGGGAGGAGGCATTGGAGGCTGAAGGAGTCAGGCGACTGAGGACTATTGAGGGGACTGATAAGGtggctgatgttgatgcgATCCTGTGTGCGATTTTGCCGTGGCGTGTTACCAACGCGGAAATTTTGGCCCGTCcgacggaggaggtgattaTTGAATGCAggaatgatgatgaggagcacCTGTATAAGTTGTTGGCCCGCCTGGGTTTTTGA
- a CDS encoding hypothetical protein (EggNog:ENOG503PADF), translating into MSHFTATITTTDLTSYSHEPTTTHGSTKVARGEAETPGFKVKQTVDYGHQINFTIWFLTALSAAFLALRVYSKSLRHRGLWWDDHVLIASWIALALSCAFVSVSVTYGFGRSLSLFNFKNLNIYLLYCNLAGTFSILAACWSKTSFAITILRISNGWMKWLVWFIIVTVNLSLGVAIALTWGQCTPIAKIWQPNLEGSCWSKHYQVRYNIFTAIYSGAMDIVLALLPWRIIWKLTMNKKEKFGVLVAMSMGVFAGVTSIIKITQLPSISDASFTESTTQLAILAAAEGAITIVAASIPILRALLKHNGPPPGPAEFYHDIYTGSSNAQGTGRSSTVISSQGHRRNESSWSRASRVSSNKETNVGGSSGRPGSRSGSVIRLSRLSRFSRFSAGMFNPNGYPSGSRGSSIRGSMSRSRSRIRSRNQSTNSFGSVEAGDEFEPPPGKIIQTEEVSVEYEVNDRIGMPSVPLSNRPMPDDLPDLPMPATVQITTAEVQKQTLHHYHQRMDSVPSDRQWMGAAGRIV; encoded by the exons ATGTCGCACTTTACCGCCACCATAACGACGACCGACTTGACGTCATATTCCCATGAGCCCACGACAACGCATGGCTCGACCAAGGTAGCACGGGGTGAGGCGGAAACGCCAGGGTTCAAGGTCAAGCAGACGGTGGATTATGGGCACCAGATCAACTTTACCATTTGGTTTTTGACTGCCTTGTCGGCGGCCTTTCTGGCACTGAGGGTGTACTCCAAGTCTTTGAGGCATcgagggttgtggtgggatgaTCATGTTCTTATCGCTTCGTGG ATAGCACTTGCCTTGTCTTGTGCCTTCGTCTCCGTCTCTGTCACCTACGGTTTTGGTCGGTCACTCTCGctcttcaacttcaagaaCCTCAACATCTATCTGTTATACTGCAACTTGGCCGgcaccttctccatcttAGCCGCTTGTTGGAGCAAGACCTCGTTTGCCATCACCATCTTGCGCATATCAAACGGGTGGATGAAGTGGCTGGTCTGGTTCATCATCGTGACGGTTAACCTCTCGCTCGGGGTGGCGATTGCGCTCACGTGGGGGCAGTGCACGCCAATTGCAAAGATCTGGCAGCCAAATCTGGAGGGAAGTTGCTGGTCCAAGCATTACCAGGTTAGGTATAACATCTTTACAGCCA TTTACTCTGGCGCAATGGATATTGTTCTCGCCTTGCTCCCCTGGAGGATCATCTGGAAGCTCACCatgaacaagaaggagaagtttGGCGTCCTCGTCGCCATGAGCATGGGTGTTTTTGCCGGCgtcacctccatcatcaagatAACACAGCTTCCCTCCATCTCCGACGCGTCGTTTACCGAGTCCACGACCCAGCTCGCCATTCTGGCCGCAGCCGAGGGCGCAATCACCATCGTTGCCGCTTCGATTCCTATACTCCGCGCTCTGCTCAAGCACAACGGGCCCCCGCCCGGCCCGGCAGAGTTTTATCACGATATTTACACCGGTTCTTCCAACGCGCAGGGCACAGGTCGCAGCTCGACGGTCATCAGCTCCCAGGGACATCGTCGCAATGAATCCAGTTGGAGCCGGGCGAGTCGAGTCAGCAGTAACAAAGAAACCAATGTCGGAGGTTCTTCTGGGAGGCCAGGGAGCAGGTCAGGGTCCGTCATCAGGTTGTCACGACTGTCGAGATTTAGTAGGTTCAGTGCTGGGATGTTTAACCCAAATGGGTACCCCAGTGGGAGCAGGGGGTCGTCGATACGGGGCTCCATGtcgaggagcaggagtaGGATACGATCGAGGAACCAGAGCACGAATTCTTTTGGGAGTGTCGAGGCTGGGGATGAATTTGAGCCGCCGCCTGGGAAGATCATCCAGACGGAAGAGGTCAGCGTGGAGTATGAAGTGAATGACAGGATAGGGATGCCGAGTGTGCCGTTGTCAAATAGGCCGATGCCGGATGATCTGCCGGATCTGCCTATGCCAGCGACAGTGCAGATCACTACGGCAGAGGTGCAAAAGCAGACGTtacatcattatcatcaaAGGATGGACTCTGTGCCGAGTGATAGGCAGTGGATGGGGGCAGCGGGGAGAATTGTGTAG
- a CDS encoding hypothetical protein (COG:A; EggNog:ENOG503PDPV), whose amino-acid sequence MEFRPDVEDLPNDLWRIGGSDKPPVTDKPSSSLKPSNTTGEEEYNRAVLSAVTPPSKESREEPDQPNFSDWDDFPEMALELDFITESEYWDMKFRQRHAKYPTGLPKPGFLSKREYTHEVISPWYFLPDRFFENTPPSSPRSVTTSIVSATETSYIAITESPIISSPHASPEKHDKKADPNVDSYQITTTEDPDYGANYRDVIDDSLGAYNDGDTEHEWNSCLEFFGVHAEEYRRQLAIKASSATHSTRVPVKKLPGMTVGLFDYQLMGVYNLLNFVLNDVRGGFLADEQGLGKTQEMFGVLLLAHNLRRCKADVTEFWSPSAKGKVVKKGPAKKHNAKNSEDARSCPYDQKMGFKCYCYNELTRNLADRLPDGPNVIIAPARNCGPMVKDAKTKLDGKIIRVRGYGTDIHMTDKDSKLTSAELASLRSGNATAQSDFVIIVSPESIHKLVAEFAKSKTTFTPGIVMLDEFHQYAASSGEVNRVTAWLKHLRTSSTNNKRLIPLVYFVSGTPFENSPCDLRPALEFLERPQIWSKPNHPLSSATVTHLDECIKLFDSYTTSTTQGSPFPQTKINEYYHRLDKLLTQLMVRRLATDTFQSTKLTSLGKLKVNIIDHTLPSCHIPPLQSLASTTIPPTANLKPPTTGPDLLLKLRLCGTFPSIASTTANFTFSPEEVSSFLTTASGNPSKTPYFPHLPFFTLLSPKLATISSIITQMVNDKTKIPGESSSSKKLVLFSPLEAESLLLFLWLTNPKPEGVKPVYVHGRMTSLESQRVIDKFLEVGNAAPNVLVAPTGVCGTGFNLQRAGYLVLTGPTWTRREGRQVFGRVHRVGQRGVVRLWELRGGWNPGERVVLGLGGGLEIGNGFVEGVGKGEGEEDEDEGKGKEVG is encoded by the coding sequence ATGGAATTTCGACCTGATGTGGAAGATCTCCCAAATGATCTTTGGAGAATTGGAGGGAGTGATAAACCACCCGTCACAGAcaagccctcttcctccctcaagCCATCCAATACTaccggggaggaggaatacAACAGAGCGGTCTTGTCAGCAGtaacaccaccctccaagGAGTCTCGTGAGGAACCTGACCAGCCGAATTTCTCAGACTGGGATGACTTTCCTGAGATGGCTCTTGAGCTCGACTTCATCACAGAGAGCGAGTACTGGGACATGAAGTTCCGTCAGCGCCACGCCAAATATCCTACCGGTCTTCCTAAGCCGGGGTTTCTGTCTAAGAGAGAGTATACCCACGAGGTCATCAGTCCTTGGTATTTTCTTCCCGACAGGTTCTTTGAAAACACCCCGCCCAGCTCCCCGAGAAGCGTTACCACGAGCATTGTGTCTGCTACCGAAACATCCTATATCGCAATCACTGAATCACCGATTATCTCGAGCCCTCATGCCTCTCCCGAGAAACATGACAAAAAGGCTGATCCAAATGTGGACAGTTACCAGATCACTACCACCGAGGATCCGGATTACGGCGCAAACTACCGTGATGTCATTGATGACAGCCTCGGGGCCTATAATGATGGCGACACGGAACACGAATGGAACTCTTGTCTTGAATTCTTCGGCGTCCATGCGGAGGAGTACAGGAGACAGCTCGCCATCAAGGCGTCCTCGGCCACTCACAGCACCCGTGTTCCCGTGAAAAAGCTTCCCGGCATGACTGTTGGTTTGTTCGACTACCAGCTCATGGGCGTCTACAATCTCCTCAATTTTGTTCTGAATGATGTCAGGGGTGGGTTTCTGGCGGATGAGCAAGGTTTGGGAAAGACACAAGAGATGTTTGGTGTGCTCCTTCTGGCTCACAACCTTCGGCGATGTAAGGCTGATGTTACTGAGTTTTGGAGTCCATCGGCCAAGGGGAAAGTTGTCAAGAAAGGACCGGCTAAGAAACATAACGCCAAGAACTCAGAAGATGCTCGATCCTGCCCTTATGATCAGAAAATGGGGTTCAAATGCTATTGCTACAACGAACTTACCAGAAACCTGGCCGATCGCCTTCCCGATGGACCCAATGTCATTATTGCGCCGGCAAGAAACTGCGGACCCATGGTCAAGGACGCAAAGACCAAACTGGACGGCAAGATCATCAGAGTCCGTGGTTACGGCACTGACATTCACATGACTGACAAGGACTCCAAGTTAACTTCTGCCGAGCTCGCGTCTCTGCGGAGTGGTAATGCCACAGCCCAGAGCGACTTTGTCATTATCGTCTCTCCGGAGTCAATCCACAAGCTGGTTGCCGAGTTCGCCAAGAGCAAGACCACCTTCACTCCCGGAATCGTCATGCTGGACGAGTTTCACCAATACGCTGCCTCCTCTGGCGAGGTCAACCGCGTCACTGCCTGGCTGAAGCATCTTAGGACCTCCAGTACCAATAACAAGCGACTCATTCCTCTGGTTTATTTTGTGTCTGGCACACCCTTCGAGAACTCCCCCTGCGACCTCCGCCCTGCCCTTGAATTCCTCGAACGACCTCAAATCTGGAGcaaacccaaccaccccttATCATCCGCCACCGTCACCCACCTCGACGAGTGCATCAAGCTCTTCGACTCCTACActacctccaccacccaaggatctccctttccccaaaCCAAAATCAACGAATACTACCACCGCCTCGACAAGCTCCTCACCCAATTGATGGTCCGCCGCCTAGCAACCGACACCTTCCAATCCACCAAACTAACCTCCCTCGGCAAACTCAAAGTCAACATCATCGACCACACCCTTCCCTCATGccacatcccccccctccaatccctcgcctccaccaccatcccccccaccgcaaacctcaaaccccccaccaccggcccAGACCTCCTACTCAAACTCCGGTTATGCGGaaccttcccctccatcgcCAGCACCACAGCAAATTTCACCTTTTCCCCCGAGGAGGTATCCagcttcctcaccaccgcctccggcaacccctccaaaactCCCTActtccctcacctccccttcttcaccctcctctccccaaaactcgccaccatctcctccatcatcacccagatGGTCAACGACAAGACCAAAATTCCAGGGGAgtcctcctccagcaaaaAGCTGGTTTTGTTCTCCCCCCTCGAGGCGGAATCGCTTCTGCTGTTTCTGTGGCTTACTAACCCTAAGCCGGAAGGGGTGAAGCCGGTTTATGTTCATGGGAGGATGACTAGTTTGGAGAGTCAGAGGGTGATTGACAagtttttggaggtggggaaCGCGGCGCCGAATGTCCTGGTTGCGCCGACGGGGGTTTGTGGGACGGGGTTTAATCTGCAGAGGGCGGGGTATTTGGTTTTGACGGGGCCGacgtggacgaggagggaggggaggcaggtTTTTGGGCGGGTGCATAGGGTTGGgcagaggggggtggtgaggttgtgggagttgaggggggggtggaatccgggggagagggtagttttggggttgggaggtgggttggAGATTGGGAATGGgtttgttgagggggtggggaaaggtgagggggaggaggacgaggatgaagggAAGGGTAAGGAGGTGGGGTga
- a CDS encoding hypothetical protein (COG:S; EggNog:ENOG503P0EN) — protein MHIRFLAAVALTASTASALLRFSCSQLVVERLDPLVNPGMAPSPHLHQIVGGNAFNVTMNPATPPPSQATCTTCTFADDFSNYWTAILYFRARNGSFIRVPQKSNMGFEAANGGMTVYYTPFFTGRGGPGTVTAFRPGFRMLIGKQEYRTREEASRFRQLTYTCLQNILTRTGETLDMPKRPCPAGIMSNVRFPTCWDGKNLDTPDHMAHVAYPASGTFENNGPCPASHPVKIPQLFFEVIWDTSKFNAKDLWPEDGSQPFVWSQGDETGFGNHGDYVFGWKDNALQIAMDSNCDRCPQLKSQSLTTGNKCIGLLHVREKIDGWLDAIPGLTPDLKYRN, from the exons ATGCACATACGTTTCCTTGCAGCCGTGGCGCTGACAGCGTCGACGGCAAGCGCCCTGCTACGCTTCTCATGCTCGCAGCTCGTGGTTGAGCGACTTGACCC CTTGGTCAATCCTGGAATGGCTCCATCTCCACACCTTCACCAAATCGTCGGAGGC AATGCATTCAACGTCACAATGAatccagcaacaccacctccctctcaggCGACATGCACCACTTGCACCTTCGCCGACGACTTTTCCAATTACTGGACAGCCATCCTCTACTTCCGTGCTCGGAATGGGTCGTTTATTCGGGTGCCGCAAAAGTCAAATATGGGGTTTGAAGCTGCCAATGGTGGCATGACGGTCTATTACACGCCCTTCTTCACTGGCCGTGGGGGGCCGGGCACCGTCACGGCTTTCAGACCTGGTTTCCGAATGCTGATCGGCAAACAAGAATACCGCACCCGCGAAGAAGCCTCGAGATTCCGACAACTTACATACACATGTCTGCAAAACATTCTGACCCGCACTGGAGAGACGCTCGATATGCCCAAGCGGCCTTGCCCGGCAGGAATCATGTCAAATGTCCGATTTCCAACTTGCTGGGATGGCAAGAATCTCGACACGCCCGACCACATGGCACATGTTGCCTACCCTGCATCTGGTACCTTCGAGAACAATGGCCCATGCCCGGCATCTCACCCCGTCAAGATTCCACAGCTCTTCTTTGAAGTTATTTGGGACACATCCAAGTTCAATGCAAAGGACCTATGGCCCGAAGATGGCAGCCAGCCATTTGTCTGGAGCCAGGGCGACGAGACTGGGTTCGGAAATCACGGTGATTATGTTTTTGGCTGGAAAGACAATGCTTTGCAAATTGCCATGGACTCTAATTGCGATAGGTGCCCACAGCTCAAGTCTCAGAGCTTGACCACGGGAAACAAATGCATAGGCCTTCTCCATGTGCGTGAGAAGATTGATGGCT GGTTGGATGCTATTCCTGGGCTGACGCCTGATCTCAAGTATCGGAACTAA